The genomic DNA CCACACATGGCGGCGGTAGTAGACCGGGGCGAACAACACGCCACGGCTCGCCACCGCGTAGTCCCAATAACCGTCGACGAAGACATAACCGCGCGGGCTATAGTTGTAGCGGGCCGGCACCCACGTCCAATTCTGGCGAAGCGGCAGGTAGTAGCCGGGACGCCAGACATAGCGGCTTTCATTCCACATCCAGTTACCGGGCACCCATGTCTGATTATCATCGGGAGCAGCGATGTTCGGGCCGCTGTCGATGCTCTTGGGTGGAGCGGTCTGGACATACTCTACTTCATCGGTCGTGGTGTCCGCCCAGTAACCCGAGATCCACTGGAAGCCACCGTCATTGAGATCGTTCCAGTAGCCGGGAACCCATTGGCGTTCGGGCGGGATATTGCGCCAGATGCCGCTGATCCACAGGAAGTCATTCTGGTCATCATCCCACGCCCAGTAGCCTGGGATCCACGTGACATTGTCACCGTCGGGACGCTGGTCGGGTGGAAGTTCTTCAATCGCTGCGGGCGGGGCGGATTTGACGGTCAGCCCGGCTTCAGCCTCGTAGCTGACAGTCTCCGCGAATGCCTCGTGAACCGGGCCACGGGTCAGCACTTCGACGTCTTCATTCGCTTGCGCCTGCTCTTCCTGAGCCTGTGCCGTCAATGGCACCACCAAGGAAGCCGTCGCCGTCAGGGCGAACAAGCTGCCGAGCATCATCGGAAAGTATTTTGGTTTCATGATTTCTCCTTTGGTAAGGGTAATGTCACCGGGGCTGACGGGACCCGGCGGCAGTTCATTCAATCGCATTTTTCCGGCCAGCCGCTAATTCAGGCTGAAAACCCCTGCCTGTCAGTGACCTGCGGCATCAGGAGCCGCTGGAAAAATTTCTCGCCAGCATGCAAAGCTGGCAGAGAGGGATTGCCAGATGCAACGCTCCCAAGCGTCTCCCGAGAGGCTTTCAGCGCTCCGGCACGCGCCGCATGAGGTAACCGTCCGGTGCCATCATCGCGTCGAGCGAGCTCAAATACGCGGGGATGAAGTTGCAGTAGTTGCGCAACGAGCCGTCGCCTAACAGATCCTGCCCGCTCGCGGTGCCAATCAGCGCGGGCTCACCGTTAGAAAGCATGAAGACCGGGCAGCCCGAGTCGCCGCTCTCGTAGGTGCAAGCGCTCCGCTTCCCGAAGTCGAAAAAGGCGAACCGCGTCGTGTCGAACCCCGGGTCATTCTCCAGCGTCGTGAATCCCTGCAGGTTCGTCTTGGCCGCCTCACCGGCTTGGCCGAAGACAAGCATCGGGCGTCCCCGGTAGCGGGCCTCCGTTTTGAGAACCAACACGGGAAACGGCTCGATGGCGGGATTGATCTCCTCGGCGAAGGTTCCGAGCATGAGGTCGGTCGGCTGCCCGTCGGCATTCGGCACAGCCGCCACGGAAGCGACCGTTCCGAAAAAGGGAGTCCCATCGGCAGCGATGAATTCGATCCGCCAGCCAACCTCCGGCGGATGATGAGTCGCGCAGACGAAATGAAGGGGGGACACCAGCGTCACGTGGCGCTCCCAGGCATCCGGCTGATCCGGAAAACCGACGCCGCTGAACCGGGCCGCTGACGGCTTGAACGCAGGATTCAACGCTGCCTCATCTCCCGTCCAGACCAGCCAATCATTCGCACGCGGCTTGTAATTCCGGATCTCCAGGGCACGGGAAATCGGAATGAGGGCGAGCGAAAGCATCGCCGCCATGGCAGTGACCCGGCTTGGGGAGGGGAAAGTCACGCGCGCCTGATAGTCGGGATGGGGCCGCTTGACGAGCCCAAGATGAGGGGAGTGGACGGAAGGCCCGCCTTCTCCCATGATCCCGCCGTGAAGGTCGAAAAAGTGAAGTACGTCCTATGGGCCGCCGATTGGCAGCGCTGCCTGGGTTTCTATCGCGAGCTCTTCGGCGGAGTCGTGAGCTTCGAATCCGAGGTGTGGAGCGAGATCGTGGTCGCCGGTGCCACGCTCGGCATCCACGGCGGCGGCGAGGGGAAGCGGACGTGGACGGGGCTTTCCTTCCAGCTCGATGACCTGCGGGCAGGCATCGCCAGACTACAGGAATGCGGCGGCACCCTGGCCCGCGAGCCGGAAGACACTCCGGAAGATCCCCTTCATCTGGCCATGTGCATCGATCCCGAGGGGAACGAATTCATGATGACCCAGCGGAGGCATTGAAAGACGCGGGGATCCGCTCCAGCAGCCCCTCGCCATAGATGCGGTCCAGCTTGAGTTCCGCGAGGTTCGCGTAGCCGATGTGGCACCTGCAGACGGCATTCGGGCAAGACCGGGGGCGAAGCTTTTCCGCGAAATCGACGTCGTGGATATTGCCGAAGGACCGGTCGATGAAATGGCAGCGGCGCGCGTGGCCATCACCATCCACGGTGAAGCTGGTGTGACCGGCACGGCACGCTTTTCCTTGGCTGAGATGATTGCGGAGATTCACCGGGAAATGCGGGTCGATCCTGCTCAGGAACTCCACGTGTTCATCGCCGTAGTAGCGCGGATGCTTCTTGATCGCATTCACCCACAGGTAGGTATCGTCCGGTAGCAGTCCGCGTAGCTCCGTGATCACCGGGAAATGTTCCTTCACCCCCACGGTGCCGACACTATGTCGAATGCCGAGTCGCCGGAGCTGGCGGATCTTCGCCGCGAACTTCTCCACCTTGGTCTCGGTGGGGTGGAAAGTGCACCACAAGGCGAGGGTTTCCCTGTCTGCATCTTCCAGCCACTTCAGGTTTCCCGCGAGATTCGTCTGGATCGCGGCACGACGGACGTGGGGCATGCTGCCCAGCCGCAACAATGCCTGCTGATATGCGCGGTGAATCAGCGCCTCTCCCCACGGCGTGAAGAGCACGCCGATCTCGCGCGGCGCCTGGCATTCAATCCAGTCGATGAAGCGGACAAGCTTCTCCGCATCGTCGCGCAGCTCGGCGATGGTGTTCCGGGTCTTCGCGAAGGGACAGTATCCGCAGGCGTAGTTGCAGCTCGAAAGCGGCCCGCGGTAGAGGATGTCCCAGCGATCTTCCATCGGCGTGAGTCAGACGAGTTCGTATTCCTCCATGCGACTGGCGATGGCATCCGAGTAAAGCCACGGGCCGATCGTGTCGGCGCGTTCGAGGCCGTACTTCGTGAGCCGGAAAACACCGTCCTCCCGGATGGCGAGACCGTGATCCAACAGCTCTGCCAGTGCTGGAAAGTCGCTCGTCCATGGCAGGCCGGCCCATGTTTCGTAGGCACGCTCGTCGAGTCCGTCTGCCCGCAGCAGCGACTTGATCAGATAGCGGCGCTTCTGTTCGGCGGCATCGAGTTCGCAGCCATACCACGCGAATCCATGATCACTGGCAGGGCGGGACACGAAATCATCCAGGATTGCCTCAATTCCTGCCCGGCCGACCGCGTACTCGGTGCAGTAGTGGACTCGCCGCGTGTAGGACCGCGCGCCTGCACCAAAGCCAATCATACCGTCCTCCTGGCAACAGTAGCTGGCGCCACCATCGCCCTCGACCGGACTCGACTCGTGGCGGAACAGCCGCAGCGAGATCTGCCGGTAGCCGCGTTCCAACAGGAAATCACGGGCCTGACGAAATCGCTCAAGCCGGCGGTCGGAGGGATCTCGGCCCTTTCTTCCCAAGCCCGTGAGCGGCCGCACGTAGAGGGGATAGAGGAAAATTTCCTGCGGCTGGTAGTGCACCGCTTGCTCAAGTGATTCCCGCCAGGAGCCCGCGGTCTGGCCTTCGATTCCGTAGATCAAGTCCACGTTCACGACCGGGAAGCCCGCGGCGGCAAGTCGCTCCAATGCGGCATGAAGCACCGCCGGCTTCTGCGGCCGGCCGAGCGCGCGGGTTTCGCTCTCCACGAAGCTCTGCACGCCGATGCTCGCCCGCGTGACGCCCTGTTCGAGGAGCTGTGCGATCTTCTCCGGCTCTGCCGTCGCTGGTGAAAGCTCGCACGACAGCGGGATGCCACGCGGCAAGCTGCCGGCCTTCCGCAGCATCGCAAACACCCGGTCCATCTCATCGATGGTGAGAAAGGTCGGTGTGCCTCCGCCAATCGCGCCGCGGGCGTAGCGATGGCTGCCCAAAGCCTCGGCCGTCACGTCGATCTGGCGCTCCAATGCATCAAGATACCGCGCGACCTTTCCTTCCCGCGGATTGACCGTCGTGAAGAGATTGCAGAAGCCGCAGCGCATCTCGCAGAAGGGCAGATGCAGGTAGAGAAAGAGGGCCTGCTTGTCTTCGTCCGCCCACAAGTCGCGAAGCGGCAGCGGCGTGTCAAAGTGCCGGTACGCGGTCTTGTGTGGATAAGCGTATGCGTATCCTTGGAAGGGGTCGTCCTGCAGGCGTTCGCGCAGCGTCAGCATCGTTTGGGGTCAGACAGGCGTGAGCATGGTGGCGGCATAGGGCACCGTGTAAACATCGGGATGCCCCACGCGATGGCCATGAAAGCCATCCTCGCCGTAAAGCGTGCCGTGATCCGAGAACGCGAGCAAGTGCGCCGGGCCCCGCCGGTCAAGCGCGGCCGCCAGCACCGGCAGACAGGCATCCACATGACGCAACGCGGCGGCATGCGTCTCTAGATCGTCGTCCTTCTTTCCCGGAAGGTAGTGGCGGTTCGGCCGGTGGATCGCGCTGAGATTGAGGAAGAGGAAGACCCGCTGGTCCCGGGGAATTTCCCCGAGGCGCTGCGCCGCCAGCGCGAACTGCTCCTCCGCCGACGTTTTCGACGTCACTCCGGTCTTTGAAGACCAATTGCTCTCCATGAAGAATCCCGGCAACACACGGCTCAGCGGAGTGCGCTTGTTGAAAAATCCCACCCCTCCGATGCACAGCGTGTGATAGCCGCGCGCCGCGAGTCCCGAAACGACGTCCGGACCATCCAGCACGCAAGTCGCCGGCCCCGTGGTCTTGCTACCCGCGAAGCGCACCGCAAACAGCCGGTCCGCCTCTGCCCGCGGATCCGCCGGAGTCGGCAGAAAGCCCGCGAAGAAGGCCTGATGCGCCGGATAGGTGAAGCTCGCCGGTGAGTGACGTTTTTGCCATCCATCCGGAAACCACGCCGCAAGGTTCGGCGTGCGGCCTTCCCGCATCTCACGGTCCGCCACATCATGGCGCAGTGAATCCAACACGATCCACACGAGGTCGTGACTGCCGACGATGCGGTTCATGTCGATCTTCATGCGTGAGCAGCGAGGAGCATTGGCAATTCGGCCATCGATTCAATGGTGGCGCCTTCGCAGTCGCCAGTACGTCCCGGACGTTTCAGGCGACAGGTCATCATCCCGGCTGCCGCCGCGCCCGCGATATCGCGCACCGGATCGTCGCCGACGAACAGGATCTCACCGGGTCTACAATCCAGACGCGAGGCCAGAAGGAGAAAGGCCCGCGGGTCGGGCTTCTCCAGCTGGATCCCTCCGGAAAAAAGACGGCAGCACTTGTCAAAATAACCCGCAGCTCCGCACGCGCGCAATTTCGCCATCTGCATGCCCGGCGAGCCATTGCTCAGAAGCCCAAGCGGCAGCCCCGACTCCCGAAGTCGATCCAGCACGTGAAGAACCGCTGGATCCGGAGTGACGTGCAAAGGAAACGCGCGCT from Luteolibacter sp. Y139 includes the following:
- a CDS encoding STM4011 family radical SAM protein, whose translation is MEDRWDILYRGPLSSCNYACGYCPFAKTRNTIAELRDDAEKLVRFIDWIECQAPREIGVLFTPWGEALIHRAYQQALLRLGSMPHVRRAAIQTNLAGNLKWLEDADRETLALWCTFHPTETKVEKFAAKIRQLRRLGIRHSVGTVGVKEHFPVITELRGLLPDDTYLWVNAIKKHPRYYGDEHVEFLSRIDPHFPVNLRNHLSQGKACRAGHTSFTVDGDGHARRCHFIDRSFGNIHDVDFAEKLRPRSCPNAVCRCHIGYANLAELKLDRIYGEGLLERIPASFNASAGSS
- a CDS encoding STM4013/SEN3800 family hydrolase; protein product: MKIDMNRIVGSHDLVWIVLDSLRHDVADREMREGRTPNLAAWFPDGWQKRHSPASFTYPAHQAFFAGFLPTPADPRAEADRLFAVRFAGSKTTGPATCVLDGPDVVSGLAARGYHTLCIGGVGFFNKRTPLSRVLPGFFMESNWSSKTGVTSKTSAEEQFALAAQRLGEIPRDQRVFLFLNLSAIHRPNRHYLPGKKDDDLETHAAALRHVDACLPVLAAALDRRGPAHLLAFSDHGTLYGEDGFHGHRVGHPDVYTVPYAATMLTPV
- a CDS encoding VOC family protein gives rise to the protein MKVEKVKYVLWAADWQRCLGFYRELFGGVVSFESEVWSEIVVAGATLGIHGGGEGKRTWTGLSFQLDDLRAGIARLQECGGTLAREPEDTPEDPLHLAMCIDPEGNEFMMTQRRH
- a CDS encoding STM4012 family radical SAM protein, giving the protein MLTLRERLQDDPFQGYAYAYPHKTAYRHFDTPLPLRDLWADEDKQALFLYLHLPFCEMRCGFCNLFTTVNPREGKVARYLDALERQIDVTAEALGSHRYARGAIGGGTPTFLTIDEMDRVFAMLRKAGSLPRGIPLSCELSPATAEPEKIAQLLEQGVTRASIGVQSFVESETRALGRPQKPAVLHAALERLAAAGFPVVNVDLIYGIEGQTAGSWRESLEQAVHYQPQEIFLYPLYVRPLTGLGRKGRDPSDRRLERFRQARDFLLERGYRQISLRLFRHESSPVEGDGGASYCCQEDGMIGFGAGARSYTRRVHYCTEYAVGRAGIEAILDDFVSRPASDHGFAWYGCELDAAEQKRRYLIKSLLRADGLDERAYETWAGLPWTSDFPALAELLDHGLAIREDGVFRLTKYGLERADTIGPWLYSDAIASRMEEYELV
- a CDS encoding HAD family hydrolase, whose translation is MVANISGLRFGFPIRAVAFDLDDTLFDRRMALARLLDEWSSSAVNPEDAWKVDQDGQAPREEFFGWLASRFGGPGGNGPSSARHFQRAFPLHVTPDPAVLHVLDRLRESGLPLGLLSNGSPGMQMAKLRACGAAGYFDKCCRLFSGGIQLEKPDPRAFLLLASRLDCRPGEILFVGDDPVRDIAGAAAAGMMTCRLKRPGRTGDCEGATIESMAELPMLLAAHA